One stretch of Niallia sp. XMNu-256 DNA includes these proteins:
- a CDS encoding isoprenylcysteine carboxylmethyltransferase family protein — protein MWFYLFFTLIVLQRIGELIIAKRNEEWMKARGAQEFGQEHYPFIVFIHTLFFIVFFLEVMIGNNEINPLWPIILSIFFITQCVRVWALTSLGRYWNTKIIVKPGVELVSKGPYRFLKHPNYLVVTIEFIVIPLLFQAYFTAFFFSVLNVIILRIRIAAEERALNLAASQ, from the coding sequence ATGTGGTTTTATTTATTTTTTACATTGATTGTTTTGCAGAGAATCGGTGAACTCATCATTGCCAAGCGAAATGAGGAGTGGATGAAGGCAAGAGGGGCTCAAGAGTTCGGACAGGAACACTATCCGTTCATCGTTTTCATCCACACGCTGTTTTTTATCGTCTTTTTTCTCGAAGTGATGATTGGAAATAACGAAATCAACCCCTTATGGCCCATCATATTAAGCATTTTTTTCATTACCCAATGTGTAAGGGTATGGGCACTGACTTCATTAGGAAGGTATTGGAATACAAAAATCATTGTGAAACCTGGAGTAGAACTTGTTAGTAAGGGGCCATATCGGTTTTTAAAACATCCTAATTATTTAGTCGTGACCATTGAATTTATTGTCATTCCCTTACTGTTTCAAGCTTACTTTACAGCCTTCTTCTTTTCAGTATTGAATGTCATTATTTTACGCATTCGGATAGCGGCTGAAGAAAGAGCGTTAAACTTGGCGGCGTCACAGTGA
- a CDS encoding catalase, with protein MSNKGKNVNEFSKDEQLEQFRVDDDGQHLTTNQGLKVSEDEFSLKAGERGPTLMEDFHFREKMTHFDHERIPERVVHARGFGAHGEFEVYESMKEYTKAKFLQDPSVKTPVFVRFSTVAGSRGSADSVRDARGFATKFYTEEGNYDLVANNIPVFFIQDAIKFPDLVHSFKPQPHNEIPQASTAHDTFWDFVANNQETAHMIMWNMSDRAIPRSFRMMEGFGVHAFRFVNDQGKARFVKFHWKPKLGVHSLVWDEAQKIAGKDPDFHRRDLWESIENGDFPEYELGVQIIEEEDEFKFDFDILDATKLWPEEEVPVKIIGKMTLNRNVDNVFAEVEQAAFHPGHVVPGIDFTNDPLLQGRLFSYTDTQLIRLGGPNFHELPINRPVVPIHNNQRDGYGRQTINKGMVSYHKNSLASNAPMPATEEEGGYVHYQEKVEGRKIQARSDSFKDHFSQAILFWNSMSQPEKEHIIEAFSFELGKVQSKDVQQQVVDMYANVSVELAKAIADNIGANPPQGEAASKITKSSPALSQENTKKSPETRKVGVIISNDFNGADVSDVLKTLKAEGIQVEIISDKLGKRKGSDGTELEVDHTFLTSDSVLFDAIYAVGGNVESKEFNQNAAYFIKEAFCHYKPIGATHEGKKYLQEENLTNSPGVIIGDDMKQFTQNFINAITAHRHWDRKIV; from the coding sequence ATGAGCAATAAGGGGAAGAATGTGAATGAGTTTAGTAAAGATGAGCAGTTGGAGCAGTTTCGGGTGGATGATGATGGTCAACATTTGACGACGAATCAGGGATTAAAGGTTTCGGAGGATGAGTTTTCCTTAAAAGCGGGTGAACGTGGTCCGACCTTAATGGAGGATTTTCATTTTCGTGAAAAGATGACACACTTTGACCATGAGCGTATTCCAGAGCGAGTTGTGCATGCCCGCGGTTTCGGAGCCCATGGGGAGTTTGAAGTATATGAGTCCATGAAAGAGTATACAAAGGCGAAGTTTTTGCAGGATCCATCTGTTAAAACGCCTGTTTTTGTGCGATTTTCCACTGTAGCAGGCTCACGCGGATCCGCTGATTCCGTTAGGGATGCCCGTGGCTTCGCGACAAAATTTTATACTGAAGAGGGGAATTATGATCTAGTTGCAAATAATATTCCCGTGTTTTTTATTCAGGATGCAATTAAATTCCCGGATTTAGTACACTCTTTTAAACCCCAACCACATAATGAGATTCCACAAGCATCAACGGCTCATGACACCTTTTGGGATTTTGTAGCGAATAACCAAGAAACCGCTCATATGATTATGTGGAATATGTCCGACCGTGCGATTCCGCGCAGTTTTCGTATGATGGAAGGGTTTGGTGTTCATGCTTTTCGCTTTGTGAATGACCAAGGGAAAGCGCGGTTTGTAAAGTTTCATTGGAAGCCTAAATTGGGTGTTCATTCACTTGTTTGGGATGAAGCACAAAAAATAGCAGGAAAGGATCCTGATTTTCATCGCCGTGATTTATGGGAGTCCATTGAAAACGGTGATTTTCCGGAGTATGAATTAGGTGTTCAAATCATCGAGGAAGAAGACGAATTTAAGTTTGATTTCGATATCCTCGATGCGACAAAGCTGTGGCCTGAAGAAGAAGTTCCAGTAAAGATCATTGGGAAAATGACATTGAATCGGAATGTCGATAATGTTTTTGCTGAAGTAGAGCAAGCCGCATTCCACCCGGGTCATGTTGTACCAGGGATCGATTTCACGAATGATCCTTTGCTTCAAGGCCGTTTATTTTCCTATACAGATACCCAATTAATTCGCCTTGGCGGACCAAACTTCCATGAGCTGCCAATCAATCGACCGGTTGTTCCGATACATAACAACCAGCGTGATGGCTATGGACGTCAAACGATTAACAAAGGAATGGTGAGTTACCATAAGAATTCACTAGCATCAAATGCACCGATGCCTGCAACGGAAGAAGAAGGTGGGTATGTTCATTATCAGGAAAAAGTAGAAGGCAGAAAAATACAAGCCCGAAGCGATAGCTTTAAAGATCACTTCTCTCAAGCTATCCTGTTTTGGAACAGTATGAGTCAACCTGAAAAAGAGCATATTATTGAGGCATTCAGTTTTGAGCTTGGAAAAGTACAGAGTAAAGATGTACAGCAGCAAGTGGTTGATATGTATGCTAACGTTAGTGTAGAGCTTGCAAAGGCGATCGCGGATAATATTGGTGCAAATCCGCCTCAAGGAGAAGCAGCATCTAAAATAACAAAATCATCTCCGGCACTTAGCCAGGAAAATACAAAGAAAAGCCCTGAAACACGTAAAGTAGGTGTGATTATTAGCAATGATTTTAACGGCGCGGATGTATCGGACGTATTAAAAACATTAAAAGCTGAAGGCATTCAAGTCGAAATTATTAGTGATAAGCTAGGGAAACGCAAAGGTTCTGATGGTACAGAACTGGAAGTTGACCACACCTTCTTAACAAGTGATTCCGTATTGTTTGATGCTATCTATGCAGTCGGCGGAAATGTTGAAAGCAAAGAGTTTAACCAAAACGCAGCCTATTTCATTAAAGAGGCATTTTGTCACTACAAGCCGATTGGCGCCACCCACGAAGGCAAAAAATACCTTCAAGAGGAGAACTTAACAAACAGCCCTGGCGTCATAATTGGAGACGATATGAAACAATTCACACAAAACTTCATAAACGCAATAACAGCCCACCGCCACTGGGACCGGAAAATCGTTTAA
- a CDS encoding 3-oxoacyl-[acyl-carrier-protein] synthase III C-terminal domain-containing protein, producing MAAIVSVGEVVPPHVLTQQEVMNFSRNLFSQSFKDLDRLLNAFNNGLIEKRHFAKKMEWYNKDHSFKEKNDAFIETAVDLGAEAITKCLNNEDLLKRPVSYSEIDAIFFITSTGIATPSIEARIMNILPFSEQTKRIPIWGLGCGGGAAGLSRAFEYCRAYPEAKVLVLAVELCSLTFQRNDHSKSNLIGTSLFADGVACVLVTGDEVSRELSKLPSIPYIEATQSTTMKNSLDVMGWSIENEGLFVIFSKDIPSIIEKWLKPNVSQFLQTNELSMEEINHFIAHPGGKKVLDAYTLSLGLEPTMIETPLSVLKQYGNMSSVTVLFVLHRFLSQGKPGDWGLCTALGPGFSSELLLLRWK from the coding sequence ATGGCAGCAATTGTTTCGGTGGGTGAAGTGGTTCCACCTCACGTTTTGACACAGCAAGAAGTGATGAATTTTTCACGTAATCTTTTTTCTCAATCATTTAAGGACTTGGATCGACTGTTAAATGCCTTTAACAATGGGCTGATAGAGAAAAGACATTTTGCAAAAAAAATGGAATGGTATAACAAAGATCATTCGTTTAAGGAGAAGAATGATGCATTTATTGAAACGGCTGTAGACCTAGGAGCGGAAGCGATTACGAAGTGTTTGAACAATGAAGATTTATTAAAAAGACCGGTATCGTATTCAGAGATTGACGCGATCTTTTTTATAACGAGTACGGGAATCGCCACTCCTAGTATAGAGGCTCGAATTATGAATATCCTCCCTTTTTCTGAACAAACGAAACGGATTCCGATTTGGGGGTTAGGATGTGGGGGAGGGGCTGCAGGCCTTTCAAGGGCTTTTGAATACTGCCGAGCATATCCCGAAGCAAAAGTTCTCGTCTTAGCGGTTGAACTTTGCAGCTTGACCTTTCAACGTAATGATCATTCTAAAAGTAATTTAATCGGAACTTCCTTATTTGCGGATGGGGTTGCTTGTGTGCTCGTCACCGGGGATGAGGTTTCGCGTGAATTGAGTAAATTACCGTCAATCCCATACATAGAGGCGACACAGTCGACAACGATGAAAAATTCACTTGATGTGATGGGATGGAGCATTGAAAATGAAGGGTTGTTTGTGATTTTTTCGAAAGACATTCCTTCGATTATTGAAAAATGGTTAAAACCAAATGTTTCACAATTTTTGCAGACAAATGAGCTCTCAATGGAAGAGATCAATCATTTTATTGCACATCCTGGTGGTAAAAAGGTGTTGGATGCCTACACCTTATCTCTAGGGCTTGAACCAACGATGATTGAGACTCCGCTTTCCGTGTTGAAACAATATGGAAATATGTCATCTGTAACGGTTTTATTTGTCTTACATCGATTTCTAAGTCAAGGAAAACCGGGTGATTGGGGTCTATGTACGGCATTAGGACCAGGGTTTAGTTCAGAACTATTATTGCTAAGGTGGAAATAA
- a CDS encoding polysaccharide deacetylase family protein has translation MHRRLNTRGKIAVSILLTVIIVLLSGLIGNNEKKASDPKLEDSLKRLSFSSEPVATFSDSKLGQSIVEWEIETREALRKEEAAKQNQIDQQENAVYLTFDDGPSDVTGQLMDILNDYEMQATFFMLGPRIKEYPDAVKRMHQEGHGLALHGITHKLDRIYSSTSSPSLEMIEDQAILESTTGVRSDIIRLPYGSFPYLTEEMRYRLWQHGFQIWDWNVDSLDWEFNNRQYVQHTIQEIEKVKQIGEIPNILLHDRQETVNYLPELLSYIKSQGYKTKVLTNEMPPLTFQCEGRCRPVSNSTVGR, from the coding sequence GTGCATAGGAGGTTAAACACGAGAGGGAAAATTGCAGTTTCTATTCTTTTAACTGTCATCATCGTACTTTTGTCTGGATTAATTGGTAACAATGAAAAGAAAGCCAGTGATCCTAAACTAGAAGATTCATTGAAACGGTTATCTTTCTCGTCGGAGCCAGTGGCGACTTTTTCTGATTCTAAATTAGGTCAATCGATTGTTGAATGGGAAATCGAGACAAGGGAGGCCCTTCGAAAGGAAGAAGCTGCTAAGCAAAATCAGATTGATCAGCAGGAAAATGCAGTTTATCTTACCTTTGATGATGGACCGTCAGACGTTACAGGGCAATTAATGGATATCTTGAACGATTATGAGATGCAAGCTACTTTTTTCATGCTGGGCCCAAGAATAAAGGAATATCCGGATGCTGTGAAGCGGATGCATCAAGAAGGTCATGGACTTGCCCTGCATGGGATTACCCATAAACTGGATAGAATTTACAGTAGTACATCTTCACCATCATTAGAAATGATTGAGGATCAGGCTATTTTGGAATCCACAACAGGAGTTCGCTCTGACATCATCCGTCTCCCATACGGCAGTTTTCCCTATTTAACTGAGGAGATGCGCTATAGACTGTGGCAGCATGGGTTCCAAATATGGGATTGGAATGTAGATAGTCTTGATTGGGAATTTAATAATCGACAATATGTCCAACATACCATCCAAGAAATAGAAAAAGTGAAACAAATAGGTGAAATCCCCAATATTCTTCTTCATGATCGACAAGAGACCGTCAACTACTTACCAGAACTGTTATCTTATATTAAGAGTCAAGGCTATAAAACGAAAGTGTTGACGAATGAAATGCCTCCTTTAACCTTTCAGTGTGAAGGACGCTGTCGACCGGTATCTAATTCAACGGTTGGGAGGTAG
- a CDS encoding Fur-regulated basic protein FbpA, whose product METLFQDDLEKEKSLLIDKLIRRGIYKKDNTHLFELSLSDLEKEYNKIQIS is encoded by the coding sequence TTGGAAACTTTATTTCAAGATGATTTAGAGAAGGAAAAAAGTCTCCTGATCGATAAATTAATTCGTCGAGGAATCTATAAAAAGGATAATACTCATTTATTTGAATTGAGTTTGTCTGATTTAGAGAAAGAATATAATAAAATTCAAATTAGTTGA
- a CDS encoding YkyA family protein — protein sequence MNRLLAVTMILFFTAFLMGCQSDEKQLNKMVKLIEESAPFEKDFAANQKKLDEARKNAQSVYLDLINLNYDDKDLITQKINEANTYREEQEKRLAEAEENFQKAYETTVAIEKPMKKIKNEDQKKQVFELVVMMNERKRLIEDFFEAYHETLEWENSFYQQLADGKYPLEDLDQQIHKINKHNQDMEEMIHQFNQFTEKYNEGINDFL from the coding sequence GTGAATCGGTTACTGGCTGTTACGATGATTTTATTTTTCACAGCTTTTCTAATGGGTTGTCAATCCGATGAAAAACAGTTAAATAAAATGGTTAAGCTGATAGAGGAGTCTGCTCCGTTTGAAAAAGATTTCGCTGCCAATCAAAAGAAATTAGATGAAGCGAGAAAAAATGCGCAATCAGTCTACCTTGATCTAATCAACCTCAACTACGATGATAAGGACCTCATAACACAAAAAATAAATGAGGCCAATACATATAGGGAAGAACAAGAAAAACGGCTGGCAGAGGCAGAGGAAAACTTCCAAAAAGCTTATGAAACGACTGTAGCCATTGAGAAACCTATGAAAAAGATCAAAAATGAAGATCAAAAGAAGCAAGTATTCGAATTAGTTGTGATGATGAACGAGAGAAAGAGATTAATAGAGGATTTCTTTGAGGCCTACCATGAAACCTTAGAATGGGAGAACTCCTTTTATCAACAACTAGCAGATGGAAAGTACCCCTTAGAAGACCTTGACCAGCAAATTCACAAAATAAATAAACACAATCAAGATATGGAAGAAATGATCCACCAATTTAATCAATTTACGGAAAAATATAATGAAGGAATAAACGACTTTCTGTGA
- a CDS encoding endonuclease — protein MQKNQKIRLLFCVLFIVFLLLQPYQIYLTNAATEDGSWSSPYSVSQAMNNQNNSIKTIQGYVVGQPISTSTVITSNFPNNYALALADSPTETNTANMIYVQIPSSFRSAYGLNSNPSLMGKKLKVTGTLTAYFSHVGLKNSSAFELQEGQTTNPKPEPQPDPAPSTSGYYDAAYGKTGEALKTALHNIIDDHTELSYSNVWDALRVTDENPSNSSNVILFYTGRSQGKYANGAGVDDWNREHVWAKSHGDFGTSMGAGTDLHHLRPTDASVNSSRGNLDFDNGGREHAEAAGNYYDSDSWEPRDQVKGDVARMLFYMAVRYEGDSGEPDLELNHLVNNGSQPYHGKLSVLLQWHREDPVDDFERQRNELIYSQYQHNRNPFIDHPEWASAIWE, from the coding sequence ATGCAAAAGAATCAAAAAATCAGGCTATTATTTTGTGTACTGTTTATTGTATTTTTATTGCTTCAGCCTTATCAAATTTATCTAACAAATGCGGCAACCGAAGATGGATCATGGTCTTCGCCTTATTCTGTTTCACAGGCAATGAATAATCAAAATAACTCCATTAAAACCATTCAAGGCTATGTTGTTGGACAACCCATCTCAACAAGTACAGTGATTACGTCTAATTTTCCCAATAATTATGCACTAGCCTTAGCGGATAGCCCAACGGAGACGAATACAGCGAATATGATTTATGTTCAAATTCCCTCCTCATTTCGCTCAGCCTATGGTTTAAATTCGAATCCTTCCTTGATGGGTAAAAAACTAAAAGTGACTGGGACACTAACCGCTTATTTTTCCCATGTTGGGTTAAAAAATAGTTCAGCTTTTGAACTACAAGAAGGACAAACAACCAATCCTAAGCCAGAACCACAGCCAGATCCAGCTCCATCAACAAGTGGTTATTATGATGCTGCATACGGAAAAACAGGTGAAGCCCTAAAAACCGCTTTACATAATATTATTGATGATCATACAGAACTATCTTATTCAAATGTATGGGATGCACTTCGAGTTACTGATGAAAACCCTAGTAACTCTAGTAATGTTATTCTTTTTTATACTGGACGGTCTCAAGGAAAATATGCAAATGGTGCGGGTGTAGATGATTGGAATCGTGAGCATGTTTGGGCCAAATCACACGGAGACTTTGGAACAAGTATGGGCGCCGGAACGGACTTACATCACTTACGTCCAACAGATGCTAGTGTCAATAGTTCAAGGGGGAATCTTGATTTTGATAATGGAGGCAGGGAACATGCAGAAGCTGCTGGAAACTATTATGACTCCGACTCTTGGGAGCCAAGAGATCAGGTAAAAGGGGATGTAGCCCGGATGTTATTCTACATGGCCGTACGTTATGAAGGAGACAGCGGAGAACCTGATTTGGAATTAAATCATTTAGTCAATAACGGTTCCCAACCTTATCATGGAAAACTATCTGTATTGCTTCAATGGCATAGAGAAGATCCTGTAGACGATTTTGAACGACAGAGAAACGAACTCATATACAGTCAATACCAACATAATCGTAATCCTTTTATTGATCACCCAGAGTGGGCATCAGCCATTTGGGAATGA
- a CDS encoding formate/nitrite transporter family protein, with protein sequence MAFHNPQRIARLVVDAGANKAVMSVPNTLVLGFLAGAFISLGFLLNIRVVANLPSEWGSFTSLLGGAVFPLGVILVVLAGGELLTGNMLALTMATLARRATLGQLSRNWLLVVVSNFVGALFVAYFFGHIVGLTGTGVFLTETVATAQEKVDHSFTQALISGIGCNWLVCLAIWMAYGADDISGKILAIWFPIMGFVTIGFQNVVANMFVIPAAIFAGHMSWVDYFSNFVPVLIGNAIGGSLFVAFMYGFVYRKEIRLVESHVNKVKSKVVDFKI encoded by the coding sequence ATGGCATTTCATAATCCACAACGTATTGCACGGCTAGTAGTCGATGCCGGTGCAAATAAAGCAGTTATGTCTGTTCCAAACACATTGGTTTTGGGGTTTTTAGCGGGAGCCTTTATCTCATTGGGGTTTCTATTAAATATTCGTGTCGTCGCAAATCTACCAAGTGAATGGGGTTCGTTCACCTCCCTTCTCGGTGGGGCTGTTTTCCCGCTTGGGGTCATTCTTGTGGTTCTTGCTGGAGGGGAACTCCTGACAGGGAATATGTTGGCTTTGACGATGGCGACATTGGCAAGGCGTGCTACTCTCGGTCAGCTAAGTAGAAATTGGTTATTGGTGGTTGTAAGTAACTTTGTGGGAGCTCTATTTGTTGCTTATTTCTTTGGACATATTGTCGGCTTAACCGGAACAGGGGTATTTCTAACAGAAACCGTTGCTACAGCACAAGAAAAGGTCGATCACTCCTTTACGCAAGCTTTGATTTCGGGCATAGGATGCAACTGGTTGGTTTGTTTAGCGATTTGGATGGCGTACGGTGCAGATGACATTAGCGGAAAAATCCTGGCGATTTGGTTTCCGATCATGGGATTCGTCACGATTGGGTTTCAAAACGTCGTAGCTAATATGTTTGTAATCCCTGCGGCTATTTTTGCAGGCCACATGAGCTGGGTGGATTATTTTTCAAACTTTGTGCCCGTGTTAATCGGAAATGCCATTGGTGGAAGCTTATTCGTAGCCTTCATGTATGGATTCGTCTATAGAAAGGAAATCAGGCTCGTTGAATCCCATGTAAATAAAGTGAAAAGTAAAGTAGTAGATTTTAAAATATGA